From the genome of Leptodactylus fuscus isolate aLepFus1 chromosome 1, aLepFus1.hap2, whole genome shotgun sequence, one region includes:
- the LOC142196781 gene encoding putative N-acetyltransferase family 8 member 5: protein MSEYQIRLYKDSDYQRVREIFSEGIIEHTTKAFQFSFRLPRIWVFFLLTFLLVLQTTGSLVMSTLAVVIGVGLLFLIHRYIYVSYVQYCLEDDMLDIHKYYLQRDGHCFWVAESSGEIAGMVAAVPTHHPGGERQVELKRLSIPRRYRGQGIAKALSRTVIDYARRRGCEEVILETSYPQVDAWRLYEKMGFKRVRTTSAPKLVAKLIGFQILIYRYNLPAHR, encoded by the coding sequence ATGTCTGAATACCAGATCAGGCTCTACAAGGACTCCGACTACCAGAGGGTCCGAGAGATCTTCTCTGAGGGCATCATAGAGCACACCACCAAAGCTTTCCAGTTCTCTTTCCGTCTGCCACGTATCTGGGTGTTTTTTCTGCTGACGTTCCTTCTTGTCCTGCAGACCACTGGGTCACTGGTGATGTCCACGCTAGCCGTGGTCATTGGTGTAGGCCTCTTATTTCTCATCCATAGATACATCTACGTCTCCTATGTCCAGTACTGTCTAGAAGACGACATGTTGGATATTCACAAGTATTATCTCCAGCGAGATGGTCACTGCTTTTGGGTGGCCGAGTCATCAGGAGAGATAGCCGGTATGGTGGCCGCTGTCCCAACTCATCATCCCGGAGGAGAGAGACAAGTAGAACTCAAGAGGTTGTCAATACCCAGAAGGTATCGAGGCCAAGGAATCGCGAAGGCCTTGTCCAGGACAGTCATTGACTACGCCCGGAGGAGAGGATGTGAGGAGGTGATACTGGAAACCTCGTATCCTCAAGTAGACGCCTGGCGCTTGTACGAGAAGATGGGCTTTAAGAGAGTGAGAACTACGTCCGCCCCAAAGCTGGTGGCAAAACTCATCGGCTTCCAAATACTGATCTACCGGTACAACCTACCGGCCCATCGGTGA